Within the Candidatus Zixiibacteriota bacterium genome, the region AGATAGATTGTCATACGGTTTCGGGTAGTATCGATAACGGTGGAATCAGAAATCAGGTATGCATCGATGTACCCTTTCTTGTGGTACTCATCGATGATTTTGACCAGGTCTTCGTCGTATTTGTCTTGCGCGAAATCAGACGATTTGAGAAAACCGCGCTTGCGGTTGCGCATCTTCTTGATGAGCTTCTTGGCTTTGACCCGCTGATTGCCGGTGAGGACCACTTTCTCGACCTTGACTTTGGATTGCTCATCGATCTTGAACTCAAGCGAGGCTTCGGTGGAATCGTCGTTGTACTTCAGTTGGTGCGTGATATCCGCCTGGAAGTAGCCTCTCTCGGCGTAGAGTGCGGCGATCTGGTTCTTTTTGTCGCGGATCAGATAAGGCGAGATGTATCCGCCTATACCGATATCGACCAGTTCTTCCTTGAGGTCTTTCTCTTTGACCTTCTTGTAACCGTCGAACTCGATTCCGGTCAGTTTGGGCAATTCTTCAACGGTGATATAGACCTTCAGCCCGCCGGTGACCGGTTCGGCGTCAACGCGAACATCTGCGAAGATGCCCAGTCCGTAGAGCCGCCGGATTGTCTCGGACACATCGGTCGCGGCTAGCGTCTCCCCTTTCTCCAGTGAAGAAACCCCCATTATCAATGACCGACTGGCGGCGCGGTTGCCTACCACCTCGATATCGACAATTCGATACTCCTGGGCTTCTGCCGATACGGCCAGCGCCGACAGAACCAAAAGCAGAAGCAGAGCTGTCCGTGCTCTCGCTCTCACATTACCTCAATAAAACAGTTTGTCCGGCATCGAACCATCTGTCATTGCGAGGTATCCCGTGCCCCGTGGGATGCCGCGGCAATCTCGGTGGAATCTTGCTCCATGACGAAGAGATTGCTTCGCTGCGCTCACAATGACGTTTAACATCCTCATCCAGTTAGCCGCGCTAATCAGGCCGATGGGCCGACGATCTTGTTAATCTTGATTTCTGAGTAATCCTGGCGATGTCCCTGGGTGAGGCGGTACTTGGTGCGGCGTTTCGCCTTGTACACGACGACCTTCTCACCTTTGCCGTGACCGACCACTTCGGCTTCGATCTTGGCGTTTTCGACGAACGGCTGTCCGACTTGCGAGTTGTCGCCATCGGAGATCAGCATTACTTCCTCGATATCGAACTTGTCGCCTTCACCGGCTTTCATGAGGGGAACCTGAACGGTGACTCCTTCTTCGGCCGTGTATTGAAAGCCGCCAACTTGAAAAACGGCGTACATTTGTATCCTCCAACGTAGAAGTTATTTTCCAGCTTCAATTTAAGCCACGCAAAGTAACAAAAAAGCGTGTCAAGTCAAGGCTAAACTGGCTTGCCTGTTTTTTGCCTTGGCGCCTTGTCCAAAGCCTTAAACTATCGAAGGTTGGCTGGGTTCCATTGAGGAGAGGGGGGTGGTAAACCACTTTTTTGCGCTTCGCGCGTACCTCATGGCGAGCGGAGTCGAAACCTGAAAGCTGCAGGCACTCTCGTCCGCCTTTAGCGACTGTCACCCCGGCGAAGGCCGGGGTCCATCTTCTCTTGTCAGTGGCCTGTGCGTCTCCACTGTTCCCGCTGTGTTCTGTCCTACTCTGCGGGAACTCAGTACCTCTGGCCACCGTTGCGCACAGATTGTCCGACTCCTTGGAAATACTTTGTGTAGATGTTGCATCCACACCTCTGACAAACACGTGGATTCGTCCCCAAGCCTTGACCGCAATCGGCACACCAGTACAGGAGTTTGCGAAAAGCGAAGATAAATAGCGCGATGGCAATCAAGATAAGTAAGACACCTATTAGACACGCCTCGGTGTTATCGGGTTCGAGTTGGCATCCTACGCCAATTAGGAGAACGAGAAGCCCGAGCCCAAACCTTCCACCGCTGAAAGTATACTGCTTCATAGCATCACCTCCTCACTAACATGTTCGTTTCTGGACTAAGGGCGGGTCAGGATGCTCGTTGAGATATCAAAAAAGTAGAACTGCGCTCCGCTCAAAGTTAATCTGGAAAACCAATATATGGCTCCAAGCCTTCTTACGCAACTGGCAAATTCCCTTAGCAGTCCCTGCGACTGCACTCAAGACGACATAATCAAGCCGTGACTCTCGCCCTTCGGGGCAGCAATTTCGACCTACTGGCTTTGAAATCCGGACGAACGTCCGGGCCACCCAAGACAAGAATCCCGCGGCCATAAATGGCTTTCAAGGCGCGGGATGTCGGGACCACAATCCGCCGCGGCGGACTGACCTACGGTGCACGAGATGTCGTCATTGCGAGGAGGCCACGCCATCGGCGGAGACGACGCTGCAATCTCATCCGGTGAATGAACGAAATCGCCTCGCTATCCGCCGACGGCGGGGCTCGCTTGCACTTATGGGAACTGAGGAGGGTGTGAAAATGGATCAATTGTATACTTTTTTGTGCCCGGATTCAAACACCTCTCTTTTTAGATGCGTAAAACACACGAGCGGCAAATCTACAAAGATACCTCAAGCGTTGGACACCATTTGAGCCGGCAATACCTGTCGACGTTGTCGGCGCAATGTGTCCGCTAAGGAAGGGAGTTCGACAGATCGGAGCGTTCAATTGATCCGGTCTGAGTAATTCGACCGGTACAGAGGATCGTACTCTGGCTCTGCCTGACGAGGTGACAAATGCGACCAGGAATAACAATAGGAGGACCAAGCGATGGCAAAAAAGAAAGAAGCAACACCTTATACTGAAGAGCATGAGGTTGAAGGGCATGCTGTTCAAATCAGAAAAGAAGGGGATGTAGAACGGTTGCTGGTAGACGGCATTCCGCGGCGGTTCTTTATGCGAGGCGGTGGCTATGTGCTCTATGATAATGCCTACGCAACGCCCCAGAAAACCTTGCTGGCCGCGGTGAAAGAGCAATTACAGGGGACTACCGACAAAAGTGGATCGAATTAACGGAGGGATCAAATATGTACTGCCGACAGAATTTCATTGATGTTGCAAACGACACTGACAAACTCGACCGATTAGCAGATGCACTGAATGAGCTTTATGATCGAGGTGTAATTGCAGAATTTGCCGATCAACACAATACGTTTTTCAACAATGGCATTCACTGGGTGCCACAGTTTCTTCCATGGCACCGTCATTTCTTACTCAGGCTTGAACAGGAAATGCAGGCCATTGATTCGCGAATCAGTCTGCCTTTCTGGGATTGGACGAGAGCCGATGGCCGTTCACTTGAGGCCGATCCGTGGCTTTCATTCTTCGGCGGGCGTGCGAATTCGGGCGGGCGTTTTGATCACTGGGATCTGGTCCGGACGCAACCGGAACCGACAACAAATACGCTACCAACCGTAGCCGAAATAAAAGAGGAACTGAGAAACAAGGCCAATTTCTTCGAGTATCGCGCCATTGAGTGCCAGAGTCATTTCCCGGGCCATACATGGACTGGCGGGACAATGGCCGGTGGTAGTTCACCAGCCGATCCTCTGTTCTATCTGCATCACTGTAACATCGATCGGCTGTGGGCCGTGTGGCAATTGAACAATCCCGGCGCCGAGCAGTATTCTACAGATCGGCGACCAAGCTGTGATAACACATCCATAGCGGCCGTGGCGCTCGGCGACCCGATGGTTGGAGGGGCTACACCGGAATCGATGCTGGTTCATACCGACCTTGGTTACCGCTATCCTCGTGACCTGGGTTTGGAGGTCGAAGTGGCCGGCGATTCTGACTTCGCGGGGTTCATATCAGGAGACCCCGTTGAGATCACACTTGCTACACCACAGATCATATTCAACGACGTACCGGAAGGTGATACCACCAAACGCGCAGCGCTTTTTCAAATCACTGGGTGTGGATCGCTGTTATTCGAGGTAACCAATGGTCCAACCGGGTCGTTCTCACTTTTTGAACCAGGTCCATACCCTCACCCATCCGGGTCGTTCCCGACCGACGAACTTCGGATTTGGGTGATGTTCACCGGTGGTGCGCCCGACACCATCGACCCGGGTGGAGTCATGTCTGTGGTTGCTCGGGACGATGACGGAAACGTCGTGGGAACTTTCAACGACATTCCCATTCTGGCAAACTCGGTGGCCCGCCCATCCGTTGCGGTGGCGCTGATACTCGATGAATCAGGCAGCATGTTGTCGGACGCGGGCAACAACCGTACACGGATATCCGTACTCAGGGACGCAGCGACTACTTTCGTGGATCAACTGTACGACGACAACGGTCTCACTCTGGTATCTTTTGCCAACAGTAGTGACAAACTGACCGATCTGCAGGTTGCAGGCTCACTTACATCATCGGTTCGCAATGAAGCGCGAGGTGAGATTGCCTCTCATGGCCCACCCAATAATCAGCCGTTAACCTCGATTGGCTCCGGGCTTGAGGAAGCTGCCAACATCTACGGTACATCATCTATCGCATCGGATTTCGATATCAAAGCATCGATAGTGTTCACCGATGGATACAATACAATAGCGCCGGACGTTGACGATGCTGCGGCGTTTATCAACGAACGAGTCTACGCCGTGGGCGTTGCCGACGCCGCCAACGTGAACAACGATACACTGTTCAAACTGGCCGACGACAGTGGTGGTTACACGCTCGTGACCGGTGCCATCGCCCAGGACGATGAGTTCTTGCTGGAGAAATTCTTCATTCAGATTCTGGCCGGAGTGATGAATCGCGACATCGTCAGCGATCCGGGTGGTTGGCTCACGGCCGGGCAGATAGCTCGTGTTCCTTTCCTGGTAACAAAGTCGGACATCGAGTTTGATGCTATCGCCTTGACGAGACACCCGCACTACGTGGTTGTAGGCCTGGAAACACCGGATGGTACTATAATCGATGAATCTAAAGTACCGAGTGGCGCCTACCGGGCGGGAACCAACTCGAACAGTTTCCGGATAGTCCTGCCGCTTGTGAACGAAGGTAAGGGCCACTGGGAAGGTAAGTGGAATCTGCTGCTGGCCCTGCGCTTCAAGCGGCGTGATGACGATGTCAAGCGCCGTCATGCTGGTGCGATCTCATCGACACAATTCGGAGGTACGGCATCGTTGCCTTATGAGGCCTTAGTCCACACCAGGTCGAATCTTCGACTCAGTGTGAACCTGGACCAAAGTGACATCACTCCCGGGTCGACGCTTCTGGTGCGAGCGGTGCTTTCGGAATACGGTCAGCCGCTTGAAACGCACTCCAAGGTAACAGCAACCGTAACGCGACCGGACAGAACCACTCAACAGCTATCTTTAGTCAGGTCAGCGCCCGGCGAATATGACACATCGGTAATCTCGTCGCAATCCGGTGTCTATCGGTTTCACATCAAAGCTAACGGTTTCTCCTCGCGCGGGCAGGCCTTTAGCCGAGAACACTTGCTTACAGCCGTTGTGGGACGTCCATCCGAAAAACCAGCTACGCCGCCACGAGACTACAATGCGGCTATCATTTGTGAATTGATGAAGTGTTTGACAAGCAAGAAGGTGGTCAACGAGCATTTTATACGCAAGCTGGAATCGATAGGCGTTGATTGGTTCCGACTACGAGACTGCATTGAGAAGTATTGCAGGGTCCATGATAAGAGTAGCCTGATTGACATTCTGAAGCGTTGTTCAAAAAAGTAGCGTGAATGGACCAACAGCGAAGTCGGTCCATGAAAGCAGTTCTTTCTTGTAGGTCGGGTCTCTCTTCTCTTGGAGACCTGACAAAGTGTTCTGTGGGCGGTCTGTATTCAGGTAGGTCGAAAACCCTAGCCCGAAGGGTGAGAACCACGGCTTGACCGTGTCGTCCTGAGCGCAGTCGAAGGACGGGTTTCGACATCTGCTGTCGCAAAGACAAAGCCAAAGAGTCACGCCATGCGCGTGATGTCGAAACCGCAGGGGTTTCGACCTACGGTGATGGAAAACTCGTCATTGTGGGGAAACGACGCGGCAATCTCATTGGGTAAGTGATTGAGATCGCCGCGCTCCGTACGGTCGCTGCCGATGACGAAGAAAGAGAAGATGGATTCCCGCCTACGCGGGAATGACAGCGATGTGAGCGGGAATGACACCCCTGAATGGGGATTTCACGCTTCGCGCGTTGGCGACTTCACCCCCTCGACTCCGCTCGGGGTGACAGGGCACTCCGATACTTGTAGTGGCTGAGTGACAAAGGGAGCGCGATTGACGTTCGCAGGTGAAAGAACCACTTCCCTCTCTGCTTCCACAATGCTATCTTGGGGCAGGCAGGAGGTTGTACTCATGAAAAGATCAACAGCAGTAGTGAAGTGCGTCGTCAGTTGCGTCATCGCTATTGTCTCGATAGTTGCGGCGAGCACGTTCGGGAGCGAGGCAGATACTCACATCGGCGGCGAGTGCGATCAATACGTCGACTGGACATACGCTACCGGCGGGTGAGTCTTTGTTGCGCCCGCGGTCGCGGGTGACTTGGTCTATGTCGGATCGTGCGCCGGTGTCTTCTACGCTTTCGATGCGCTTACCGGCGGACTGAGCTGGAGCTTCGATGTGTCGGGCGATGGCGCCTACGAGTTTCACAGCAATCCGCTCATTCTCGACAGCGTGGTATACTTCGGGACCGATGAGGGCAAGAGCAGCAAACAGGGTTCGTTATATGCGTTGAATAGACTAAGCGGTGAGTTGCTCTGGAAACTGAATGTCGAAAACGGTGTCCCCTCAGACCCGGCAATTCTGGACAGTCTGATATATGTAGTCAACTACGCAGGCATCCTGCTCGCCGTCAACCGAGCAACCGGTGTGACCGTCTGGGAGTTCGGCAGGGCACCGGTCGAGGAGGACAACTCGGTTTTGACAGACCTTCTGGGTGAGTCAAAACCAAAGAGGGGTCGGTCCAATCCTATGGTATTGGACAACTCGGTAATCTTCCACGGCAACCCTCAAAAACTCTACGCGGTCGACGGTCAGTCGGGCCAAGAGATTTGGTCGCACAAACTGACAGATAAGATCAGCACTCAACTGATGCTGGTCGACAACCTCGTAGCGTATGGGACGGAATCGAAAAGCATCGTCTTTGTCAACAGTGTCGACGGGACGACCGTGCGCGTATCCACCCAGCCGCTGTCGCCAAGAAGCGCGATGAAACTCCACGATGGTCGGCTGATCTATATGGGCTGTCTGGAAGAGAACGGGTCAAAGCGAGAGGTGGCGTCTATCGATCCTGACAATGGATCGGTTCACTGGACAGCGTCAATGGATGGACTGGGTGAAACGAAAGGGTTTTGGTACAGCCCGCGGATTCATGTCTGGAAGGACAGGGTGATCCTCGGTACGTCCACAGGTTTGCTGGCGGGCTACAGTGTGTCGGATGGCGCGCTTGTTTTCAGTTGCCAGTTTGGTGGGCGTATCCGAGGCATAGGGAGCCACCGGGATATTCTATATGTAGGCACTTACGGCGGTAAGCTGTATGCAATGCGGTTGGAGTAGCAGGACGTCTGGGCTACGATAGTGAAGAAAAGATGGATTCCCGCCTTCGCGGGAATGACAGAGGAGGCGCGGGAATGACAATGGCAAGGCAACAAATCGCTACTTCGCGCTATGCGCCGCGCCCGCCCTTCGACTGCGCTCAGGGTGACGAGCGCCCCGCGAAACCTAGGGACACAGGGAGCGAAGCGCAAAAGACAGGCTTGCCTGTTTTGTGATTGCCGGGCAGAAACTTTTGGATATATTGAGAGGTTGTACGTTTTACAAGGTGGATGAGTCTGACTGATCAAATAAACCAGAAGCCCGAAATGGGTGACAAAACCGACGCGGCCGGCGCGTTTCAGTTGCAGTCGACCTTTGCCCCCAAAGGCGACCAGCCGCAGGCAATCGCCGAACTGATCGATGGTCTGAAAAGGGATCAGAAACACCAAACGCTGCTTGGCGTCACCGGCTCCGGCAAAACATTCACGATTGCCAACGTGATAGCCCAGTGGGGCCGCCCTGCCCTGGTGCTGTCGCACAACAAGACACTGGCCGCGCAGCTTTTCGGTGAGCTTAAAGCCTTCTTCCCTAACAATGCAGTCGAGTTTTTTATCAGTTACTACGACTATTACCAACCGGAAGCATACATCCCAACCACCGACACTTTTATCGAGAAAGACACCTCGGTCAATGAAGATATCGACCGGCTGCGTCTGCGTGCGACAGCATCACTACTGGACCGGGAGGATGTTATAATCGTTGCTTCGGTATCGTGCATCTATGGCCTCGGCTCTCCGGAAGAGTACAAACGCCAGTTTATGATGCTCGAAGTCGGCCGGGAATACGACCGTGATGAAGTTATCCGCAAGCTGATCGAGATACATTATAATCGTAACGATATCGATTTCAGTCGCGGCAATTTCCGTGTGCGCGGCGATACGATCGAACTGATCCCGGCCTACCATGAGAACGCTTACCGTATCGAGTTCTTCGGTGATGACATCGAGAGAATCAGCGAGATCCACCCGCTGACCGGCGAGATTCTGGCTGATCGCAAAAAGCTGGCCGTCTATCCTGCCAAGCACTTTATCACCAGCCGCCCACAGCTTGATGTCGCTATCAAGCTGATCGAAGAGGAACTGGCTGTTCGTCTTGAACAGTTGCGGGCCAACAACTCGCTTTTGGAAGCACAGCGATTGGAGATGCGGACCCGATACGATCTGGAGATGCTCCGAGAGTTGGGATACTGCACGGGAATCGAGAACTACTCGCGGCATCTTACCAACCGCAAAGAAGGTGAACGACCGTTCACACTTATAGACTTTCTGGGCGACGATTTCCTGACCATTATAGATGAGTCGCACCAATCGATTCCACAGGTGCGTGGGATGTTCCACGGTGACCGTAGTCGCAAGGAAGTTCTTGTTTCGCACGGATTCAGGTTGCCATCGGCTCTGGACAACCGGCCCTTGTACTTTGAGGAGTTCGAGAATCTGGTCAATCACAGAATCTATGTCAGCGCCACACCGGCCGACTACGAACTGGAAAAATGCGAAGGAGTTGTGGTCGAACAGGTGATACGACCAACCGGCCTTTTGGACCCAATCGTAACGGTAAAGCCGCTGGCCACGCAGGTGGATGATCTGCTGGAACAGATCAAGCAACGTAAAGCCACCGGCGAACGAGTGCTCGTTACCACTTTGACCAAACGAATGTCTGAGGACTTGACCGATTATCTCAGCAAAGCCGGAGTGCGAGTGAGATACCTGCACTCGGAGGTTGCTTCGATCGATCGTACCGAGATAATTCGGGATCTGCGCTTGAAGGCGTTCGACGTGTTGATCGGCGTGAACCTATTGCGTGAAGGGCTCGATTTGCCGGAGGTATCGCTGGTGGCGATTCTGGATGCCGACAAAGAAGGCTTTCTGCGTTCGGCTCGGGCCTTGATACAAACAGCCGGCCGTGCGGCTCGCAACAAGAACGGCGAGGTGATCTTCTACGCCGACAAGATCACCAACTCCATGCGCAAGGCTATAGATGAAACCGAACGTCGGCGCAAGAAGCAGCTTGGGTACAACCAGGAGCACAACATCCAGCCGGAGACGATTTTCAAGACGCGCGACGAAATCCTCCGGGCAACCCGGTTTGCCGACTCCAAAACAGTGGAAGAAGAGACGGTGGAAAAACCGTCGAATTTTGCCCAAATGGGAACCGAGGATCAGCTTGCGTTCATGATGACGGCGATGAAAAAGGCGGCCGACAACCTGGATTTTGAGACCGCTGTCCTGTTGAGAGATGAGATCACCCGTATAAAAGAAGAAATGAAAAAAAGCGCGGCAAAAAATGAGCCTCGCAGACTTGGTCCGTGAAACATGAAAACTGATTATACAAAATTCGGCCGCCGGGCAGCCAGAAGGCTCGTCCTGACGGCAATTGTGGGGCTGTTGAGTTTACCTGTGTTGACCACCAACTGCCGGGACAAACCAACCGTCGAGGACACCAACGATCAT harbors:
- the uvrB gene encoding excinuclease ABC subunit UvrB encodes the protein MGDKTDAAGAFQLQSTFAPKGDQPQAIAELIDGLKRDQKHQTLLGVTGSGKTFTIANVIAQWGRPALVLSHNKTLAAQLFGELKAFFPNNAVEFFISYYDYYQPEAYIPTTDTFIEKDTSVNEDIDRLRLRATASLLDREDVIIVASVSCIYGLGSPEEYKRQFMMLEVGREYDRDEVIRKLIEIHYNRNDIDFSRGNFRVRGDTIELIPAYHENAYRIEFFGDDIERISEIHPLTGEILADRKKLAVYPAKHFITSRPQLDVAIKLIEEELAVRLEQLRANNSLLEAQRLEMRTRYDLEMLRELGYCTGIENYSRHLTNRKEGERPFTLIDFLGDDFLTIIDESHQSIPQVRGMFHGDRSRKEVLVSHGFRLPSALDNRPLYFEEFENLVNHRIYVSATPADYELEKCEGVVVEQVIRPTGLLDPIVTVKPLATQVDDLLEQIKQRKATGERVLVTTLTKRMSEDLTDYLSKAGVRVRYLHSEVASIDRTEIIRDLRLKAFDVLIGVNLLREGLDLPEVSLVAILDADKEGFLRSARALIQTAGRAARNKNGEVIFYADKITNSMRKAIDETERRRKKQLGYNQEHNIQPETIFKTRDEILRATRFADSKTVEEETVEKPSNFAQMGTEDQLAFMMTAMKKAADNLDFETAVLLRDEITRIKEEMKKSAAKNEPRRLGP
- the rplU gene encoding 50S ribosomal protein L21, with the protein product MYAVFQVGGFQYTAEEGVTVQVPLMKAGEGDKFDIEEVMLISDGDNSQVGQPFVENAKIEAEVVGHGKGEKVVVYKAKRRTKYRLTQGHRQDYSEIKINKIVGPSA
- a CDS encoding tyrosinase family protein — translated: MYCRQNFIDVANDTDKLDRLADALNELYDRGVIAEFADQHNTFFNNGIHWVPQFLPWHRHFLLRLEQEMQAIDSRISLPFWDWTRADGRSLEADPWLSFFGGRANSGGRFDHWDLVRTQPEPTTNTLPTVAEIKEELRNKANFFEYRAIECQSHFPGHTWTGGTMAGGSSPADPLFYLHHCNIDRLWAVWQLNNPGAEQYSTDRRPSCDNTSIAAVALGDPMVGGATPESMLVHTDLGYRYPRDLGLEVEVAGDSDFAGFISGDPVEITLATPQIIFNDVPEGDTTKRAALFQITGCGSLLFEVTNGPTGSFSLFEPGPYPHPSGSFPTDELRIWVMFTGGAPDTIDPGGVMSVVARDDDGNVVGTFNDIPILANSVARPSVAVALILDESGSMLSDAGNNRTRISVLRDAATTFVDQLYDDNGLTLVSFANSSDKLTDLQVAGSLTSSVRNEARGEIASHGPPNNQPLTSIGSGLEEAANIYGTSSIASDFDIKASIVFTDGYNTIAPDVDDAAAFINERVYAVGVADAANVNNDTLFKLADDSGGYTLVTGAIAQDDEFLLEKFFIQILAGVMNRDIVSDPGGWLTAGQIARVPFLVTKSDIEFDAIALTRHPHYVVVGLETPDGTIIDESKVPSGAYRAGTNSNSFRIVLPLVNEGKGHWEGKWNLLLALRFKRRDDDVKRRHAGAISSTQFGGTASLPYEALVHTRSNLRLSVNLDQSDITPGSTLLVRAVLSEYGQPLETHSKVTATVTRPDRTTQQLSLVRSAPGEYDTSVISSQSGVYRFHIKANGFSSRGQAFSREHLLTAVVGRPSEKPATPPRDYNAAIICELMKCLTSKKVVNEHFIRKLESIGVDWFRLRDCIEKYCRVHDKSSLIDILKRCSKK
- a CDS encoding PQQ-binding-like beta-propeller repeat protein — translated: MVYFGTDEGKSSKQGSLYALNRLSGELLWKLNVENGVPSDPAILDSLIYVVNYAGILLAVNRATGVTVWEFGRAPVEEDNSVLTDLLGESKPKRGRSNPMVLDNSVIFHGNPQKLYAVDGQSGQEIWSHKLTDKISTQLMLVDNLVAYGTESKSIVFVNSVDGTTVRVSTQPLSPRSAMKLHDGRLIYMGCLEENGSKREVASIDPDNGSVHWTASMDGLGETKGFWYSPRIHVWKDRVILGTSTGLLAGYSVSDGALVFSCQFGGRIRGIGSHRDILYVGTYGGKLYAMRLE